The DNA region TCTGAGGCACAGTGACCAGCCCCCTGTTTAagaagtttgaggacccctggtctAGGGCATTGCAAGGTGGCAGTTATTGTGGTTCTAATGGTATTGCAAGAAGAAATGAAATGGCCAAGGTATCTTCAGAAGGTCCATGGTGGCATGTTAGGCCTATAGGTTTTGGGCTGCTCTTGCAACACAGAGGTTCATGAATGGATGTTTGCTCAGAGACCTGCTCCTGATTCTCCCATGAATTTATGAGATCCTGTGCTTGGGTTGCAAGATCCACGCCAAAATGAATAAGCCTGAGGAATGTGAGGCCAAACAGAGGTGCATGTGCTTTCACACTGCAACTTGATGAGCTTTATCTTGCTTGGTGGAACAGAGACTGCTGTACAAGGAAGCCTTTGAGTCACCAAGAGGCCTTTCAAGTATCTAGCAATCAATAGGTACAACAGCTATGGGGTGACACAATCCTCTTCCAGAGCCAAACACCACAGAGTGACATGGAATGGACATGTCACACTTTCTTCTCATGTGTCAGAGGGGTTTTGCCATGTTCCCACCTGCACAGAGAGAGACCTCTGTTTAGAGAGGAGTGTTCTAAGAAAGGCTGAGTACCAGCAGACATGTGCTATGCAGTTCAGGTGCTagcccaagctgcagagcaTTTGCCACTGGCTGCTATCTGAAGAGGCTCACAGGAGAGAAGTGACTGCTCCCTTTCCATGACTCCTTTGCATTTATTGTTTGGTTTCCTTGCAGCCTCTTTAGTCCTGAGGGGATTTTAACTGAGATGTAATCACCAGAAGTTTTGCAACACCCTTTCCTCTGGAACACTCTCCAAactgtgtttttttgtttgtaggCCATTGCCCAGACCTCCACCACTATGACCACCACCATCCCTGCCACGACAGAAGCCTACACACGGACTCAGTACTGTAAGTGGCCGTGCCAGTGTCCGAAGTCCCCACCTCTGTGCTCAGTAGGTGTCAGCCTGGTCACAGATGGCTGCGACTGCTGCAAGACCTGTGCCAAGCAGCGTGGAGAAAGTTGCACTGAGGCGGACACCTGTGACTTCCACAGGGGCTTGTACTGTGACTACAGCGGAGACAGACCTAGGTACGAAATAGGAGTATGTGCACGTAAGTGATGTACATCTATTTTTGACTTAGATAAACATTGGCACTTTCCCTCAGCCTGGGTAATGGTTGAGATTGATCTCATCAGATCCCTGGCTATATGCTCATCAACCTTTCCATCACCTCTCATTTCCTTATAACTGCCTTCATTCACAGGACAGCTGGCTAGATGAGAAATGGCATCTGTATTCTCTCCCTTTGAGTTGGCTGCAGCCAAGAATGAGGAAAAAACAACATTCAAAGGTCTTCAGATTTGCAAGTAGATGATTATGTACTCCACATAACAGGAGAAGGTGCTGTAATGGAGTGGGGATGAAGGAAGGATAAGTATGCAGCTGTCTTGAATGACAATCAATGTGGGTGTCTACATGAAAACCATGACATTAAGGAGATGCTTCTGATTACTCCCAGCAAGGAATCCCCAGGAAGGATAGGATGTGGTATTCTGTCAAGAGGGTCAGGGATGAATCACCTCCTAGCAAAATTTCTTGGTGATGAGTTGAGATctgataggctggatgttaggaggaagttcttcccagagagagtgatttgccattggaatgggctgcccagggaggtggtggagtcactgtccctggaggtgttcaagaaaagactggatgagtcacttggtgccatggtctagttgactggctagggctgggtgctaggttggactggctgatcttggaggtctcttccaacctggttgattctatgatttctgtgatTAAACTTACAATAGTTTTATTCACGCTGGCTGCCATGAAGCGGAAGactttcctcctgcctctcaTAACAAACTCTTAGTGGGATAATTCATGTGACTGGAATATTTTTAttcaagaagaggaagaagaaatgtgGTAGTGCTTTGTGTACCTTCACTTGTTCTGAGAttcagaaaaaggaaggaaattaaTCCCCCCATAAATGATCAGAAATCATTACTATAGGAATGATTAAAAGGGAAAGGATTGTGTGTACAACCACGCAGATACCTGATCAGAAAGAATTCTTACTGTGTAGCAAGTTATTAGAATTTATTGGTTATGGCTTTAGAACTGGAACCAGGAGAAATCCATTTGGAGTGAGGGTTTTCTAGGCTGGGACATAACCATGAGTGAGGCACTAATAGATAATGTAAACCTGGAAAGAAACCTGGAGAAGTGATGACTGTAAGAGGAATAACAGAAGGAGGAAAGATTGCAAACAGTGAACTTCAATAAACCTAGAAAATCAGAAGACATTTTGAAAGAGGTGTGTATAAGTAGTAAGGAGGTTCAAGGTAGCTGACAACTCCTCACAGAAATGGTACTAAGCGTTGCTGTTCCTCTGAAGAAAGAGGATAAGATGTGTAGTAAGAAACTAAATTGGCTTTGTGTTAGATCAGCCACAACAACACAAAAAGTGTGTAAGCAGTGAGTGCTGAGTAGATTCATAGGATATGGCAAAACAACAAGAGAAGGTATGTACAACGAGCTCTAAGTTTGAACAGTGATTTTTGGATTAGAAAAGATCCAAGGATCTGGCTACCTGGACACTGGATAGGAACCTGCCTGGGATTCACCGCAGCTTCCCTCTTGTTGTTGGCTTTTCTCTGCACCGAAGCAAAGACAGCATGGTGTTGGGCACATACCTACATGGGGAGGCTGGCATTGAGCATGTGGGGTCAGGAACAAGGCTATGCTCCTAAATTTGCTAATGTAGATGCAAATtctgcctgaaggtgttcaacaGCCCCTTTGTCTATGTGTGGAGATGTTCTCATAATCTATGTGTACATCTAGAAGTTTAACTGAATTCCCAGCTCTGGCTCCAGCATTGAGTGATGTCTCCTCAACACAGGCTGAAGCATTGTCAAAATTGGAACTGAGCATGATCTGGACCTGTGCTTCCAATTCCAGCAGCTTTCATTTTTGTGCAGAAGAAgggatttgctgctgctgttttcacTCAGCCCATTCTAAAAATAGGAAGCCTTGGCAGGATTTTCAATTTGTGTTGGCCCTGAAGCAGCCACATTGCAGCCTCACTTCTGACCAGACTTAAAATGTATGCAGCCTGTTCAGCGTGTATGCACTGCCTCCATGTGACCAAACAAGAAACTCGTTTGAATTTGCCATTAGAAGACTTCTGTCACTGGTTCCAAATAACTCTTCATAAATTtaggaccaaaaaaaaatcccaaacaaaccaTCCAACACCCAattaaaaacccaacccaacccaaacaaagcaacccaaacccccaaaacaacaactacttctggaaaaaaatgtgaTTCCTGGTCATGGGCAATCAAAATGCTTGAGTTTTTCATGATTTTGCTTAAAAGTATATATCAGGTACTACTTTTTATGGCTTTAAAATGTGTTACTCAATTTTCTGAGACAACTGTTCAGGGGTAAACTCTGTGGGATATAGATGCCTACATAGAGAAATCCAGTGCCATTTTAGGTGCTCCTTTCCTACCTTGGTGGTCCTTCCTCTTCTGATTCAGATGGATAGAGGTGTTGTGAAGAGCTGTGTTGTGATTGCAGCTGTTTTTAATCCTCTCATACGCCTCTGAAAACCTCAGAATTTGCTCGATATCTGTGCTGATTACTTTGGTTGTTCCAACTTCCAACAAGACTTAACAGCATGTCATggaatgttttttttaattaagcatTCATGGGTAAAACTTGTTTCATTTTCCAATAATGAAAAGATTCTTATTTTTGTTGTGATTCAGAGTGATTCCTAGAAGGTGTGACCACATTTGGCTCAGCATCACAACAAAACACATTgcccctcagcactgctgcatctCTGCATTGTTTCTCttagcccagggagcagcttgGTGAAGAAACAAATCAGCACTGTTTGTTGGCAGCTTGATTTTAATGGTGCTCTGAccgtctttctctctttttctttcctttcagagGTTGTTGGTGTAGGATGTGTCCTCAATGGAGTCAGGTATAACAACGGGGACACATTTCAGCCCAACTGCAAATACAACTGCACATGCATTAATGGGGCTGTGGGCTGTATTCCCATGTGCACAAACTCACGTCCTCCCCTTGTCTGGTGCCCAAACCCAAAGCTGATTAAGATGGCAGGGAAGTGCTGTGAGCAATGGGTTTGTGATGACTCCAAGAAAATCAGGAAGACATCTCCACGCCACATCTCCTCTGCAGGTATAGTGGGAGTGAGGTGAACCTCTTCTTTGTCACGGGGCAACAATTCAGAGACTACAACCAAAGTGTCATCTTGTACTGCCAGAGCTTGCAAGTGTCTGATCTTTGTGTGATCGAGTCACAGAGACTCCTACACAACACACAGTGAAGGGCAGGACATGCAAACACCAGCACTGTGCTTGAACTTCTTGGGGGCAATATGCAATTCATCAAGCATTCTTGCGTGACAAAGCCCTTTTGAAGCACACATCTGTTGGCACTTGAAGATGTCACAAGCCCTTTTTACTTTaccattttctttttcaatcTGAGCCCTCTGGAAAATAGAATAGGCTTAGGTTAATCTAGGACCAAGTTTTTCTGTCTGGGTTATATTGCTTTGCTAGTATGATGTTAAAGCCTCTGGATCTTAGCTTCAAACTTACATAAAACTGTGAAAACAGTTATTGTGGTCAAAGGTCACTGTCAATTAGGCTAAATTGTCTTTGTTTTACTGCAGATTTTTATCAGGTCTGGACCGGTGACATAGTCAAACTACCTTTATGTATCACATAAAGCATCTTCTCTCCTCACGGTCACATTCATGGAGAGGATCACATAGCCCAGTGCACAGAAGTGGCACCATTTGCCTCAAATATGGTCCTAAATGCTTAAGAGGGGCTCACATTGCTATATGTCTTACAATTATCATTTTAATATCCTGTGGTGTAGTGTTAGCTACAGGAGCTTGATATTTTAGATTGTCTCacaaaagcagagctgaaagAGGTATAGGATGTTTGTTGTAAACCaggaccttttttttccttacaggtAAGGGGTGTTTCTCCAGTCCTCCATCTGTATTAATATTACACAAAATAAAACCTCCATCTTATGGGTTAAACGTGCCAGAGTTTAGCACTCACTTCTGTTCCTGGTAGCTTTGAACTGTGAAGCAGATCCAAGTCAAAAACAACTGCTGCAGAAGTTTGCCTTATGTCTTCATAGCCTGTGTTCCAAAATGGGCACAACACAGCTTTGCTTGCCTGAAATTTTCTTATGGAAGTGAGACTCACATTTAATACAATAATTAATATGCTAATAAATGTTACAGTGCACACGCTCAGTGCAGCAGGGTTTCTGTCAGAGTTGTGCCTTTGGGATGTTCTGTAAGTTGCAGACCAGTGGGGTTTTTGGCCAAGAAACCAAAGGAACCTGAACTGGGGTTGTTGGCTACTTTCAAAACAGAGCCCACACTTTCTTCAAGTGGCTGCTGATCTCCCTGAGAGCTATTCAAGCTGCTCTTCCTCCCAGTGAAAGGCTATGGCTGCTTCCCAAGCCCTTCAGCCTTCCAGCAAAGACTGTTGACTGCTTTCTGCTACAGGGAATCAATTGAATGGGCTCAGAAATAAACCTTCATGGTGAGATCAGATCTCATCCCTTTTCTGCACCGGCTGGCGCAGAGGCTTCTGTAATTAAGTGTTTGCATTGTGGCAGCACCTGGGGGGCCCAGACAAGGGCCCCCTTGTGcaaggctgtgaagggaaataAAGAAACGAGCCCTGGCCCCAAACACTTACAACACTGGAGGGTCTGACACAAGTAGGTCAGCGGCAAAGGGGGGTGGGATGAGGAGGTTCGCAGGAATGCTGAGCCACTTTGCTGCGATTTAATTCTTTGAATTAATGGCCTGAATGTGTAATGAGCTGGGGAGAAAGCGTTTCGTATGGAAAGCTGCCCCGTCTGAATAACGTGAGGTtaatctgctctctgcagcatacgagggagaggctgaagcctggcagaagaactgcATTGTTCACACCTCATCCTGGAGTCCCTGCTCAAAGACCTGTGGGCTAGGGATCTCCACCAGGATTTCCAATGACAACGACCAGTGCCGGCTCCTGAAAGAAAGCCGCCTGTGCAACATGCGCCCCTGTGAGGTGGACATAACCAAGCACATCAAGGTGGGGACTCTTTCTTTGTGCACACCTTCAGCCTTGCCTGGATGTGGGGTCAACTCTTGGCAGCATTCAGGCCTCTGAAGTCTGTACTTCTACATGGATTCACTGtcctgcagagagcacaaaaATGTGTTTTCCCTGTGCTTCCACATGCTGGTGTGAAAATCTTCCCTTGAGAGCTTTAGTTCCAGCCAAAAGGTCcttgcaaggaaaggcaagccaAGTCAGCTGTGCTCGCTGCTGGTTTGGACAGAACTGTGACTTAGCTAGCAGAAAAGTGATGGTCTGTGACAGCTCATGGCTCTGAACTGTATTTTGCAAGTATCCTACTTGTAGCTTTTGGATTTATCAGTCTAAACGTGTGCCTCTGTCACACCCTCTGGATCAGGATTGCAGAACTCTTAATTATGGCTTCAAAACCCTTTAAATATCAGAAAGGCAGTTTGTATGTCCTGCTTGTGTCACCAATCAGTACTAACCATTCTCTTTTTTCTATTCTTTGATTCAGCCTGGGAAGAAGTGCTTGGCTGTCTACAGGGCCAATGAACCAATGAACTACACCATCTCAGGATGTGTGAGCAAAAGTCCTTATAGACCTAAATATTGTGGTGTCTGCACAGACAACAGGTGCTGTACACCATACAAGTCCAAGACTATTGAAGTGAGATTTCAGTGCCCAGATGGAGCTGAGTTTTCCTGGAAAATCATGTGGATCAATGCTTGTTTTTGCAACCTGAACTGCAAGAACCCCAACGACATCTTTGCTGACTTGGCTCATTACCATGACTACTCTGAAATCGCTAATTAAATTGGCTGAAAGCTGGAACTGCTCTGATTTTACAGaggttttaaaataaaaggagaatCTTTATCTATTGCAAATGTGcagctttggggttttgttttaggttttggtggggtttgtttcttttcctgagtTAAGATGTTAAATCTCCTCATTTTGCCACTGCTTTTGAAGATGCCTCGAACAAGCAGGATTTTAATTTCTAACAGTCCTCCATCTATTAATGGCAGCCAAAAATTCTTCCATGCACAGATTCCAGGACTTAAATGACAGTCCTGTTGGCACTGCTGTTTGTTAGGCCAATATTTTAACTGCCCAAAGGGAAGAAGAGTACACTAGTGTGTCAGCAAAACTCTGGCTGTCAGTAGCTTAGACATGAGATTCAGCATCATTACTGTCATGTCTTTAATAATATATGATAACTAGAACAATATCATTGGCACATACATGTTTTTTTCAGCATTAGACTTCAGTTGGTGGTGACACTCAGGACTAGACTCTTGTCTCTGTCAAACTTGAGATTAgtctcctgtcattcccagtcAGGTCCTAACCCATAATGAAGTTCATGACAAAAGTAAGTAGAAGGAGATTGCTCCTGAAACCTCTTTGTATTGAGTCCATCTCTCATTCCACAAGGCAGGGTCCTGCTGTCCTTGACCTCACCTCAATCTCTTGTGCCAGGGACATTTTCAGAGTTTCTTTGCTTGCTCTGATCTTGAACAGCCTGAATGCTCTGAATCCAGAATAGCCGTTCCAAGCTCATATTTTCAGGATAGATCCTTTTATCCATAGATGATGATAGCTCTGCTGTCCTGAAGGATCAAACGTAGAGGGGTAGGTGAAAGATTAAGAACAACATCCCATATGCCTATTTATTCACATAGAAATGGTATGTTCTGTGCCTTAggaccaccaccacctcctccctctGTTTTTACCAGCACACAGGTCCTGCTTCCTACTGCCACCTTTCCAGTGACATATACCTTTGTTTTTCGTGGCTGAGGTGAAGGAAAGGAGACATGTTAAATGAGAATACAGGTATTAGGCTTCCCATTAGCTCTGTGGACAAATGGATGCAAAAGGAGATGACAGCTTCTGGTGCTGTAGTTGCAACCAGGCTGCTGCTTAGTGTAAACATCAATGTAAACATGCTCTGCAGAAGTAACCATGCCAGTGTCAactaagagaagaaaaaaaacctgtcaTTACCTTTCCAGGAAGTAGATTTATCATCACTGAAACATGATGGAGCTATTTTCTTCTCCGCAGCACATTTGCTGTTGTTTTacctgggagaaaagaagtgTGCCTCTGTGTGGGGAACTATACTGCCTGCTTCAAGAATCTCtggtggcacagcagaactgatGAGTGATACACAGCCTGGAGACTGGACCAATACAGGATTGAACTTCAGAGCATTCATCTGTTTTGAATCAGTCACTTGAATTAGCTTTAGTTGCAGCTGGCAAGTTGTCT from Pogoniulus pusillus isolate bPogPus1 chromosome 14, bPogPus1.pri, whole genome shotgun sequence includes:
- the CCN4 gene encoding CCN family member 4 isoform X1 — protein: MRWLLPWILATSSILQAIAQTSTTMTTTIPATTEAYTRTQYCKWPCQCPKSPPLCSVGVSLVTDGCDCCKTCAKQRGESCTEADTCDFHRGLYCDYSGDRPRYEIGVCAQVVGVGCVLNGVRYNNGDTFQPNCKYNCTCINGAVGCIPMCTNSRPPLVWCPNPKLIKMAGKCCEQWVCDDSKKIRKTSPRHISSAAYEGEAEAWQKNCIVHTSSWSPCSKTCGLGISTRISNDNDQCRLLKESRLCNMRPCEVDITKHIKPGKKCLAVYRANEPMNYTISGCVSKSPYRPKYCGVCTDNRCCTPYKSKTIEVRFQCPDGAEFSWKIMWINACFCNLNCKNPNDIFADLAHYHDYSEIAN
- the CCN4 gene encoding CCN family member 4 isoform X2; translated protein: MAATAARPVPSSVEKVALRRTPVTSTGACTVTTAETDLEVVGVGCVLNGVRYNNGDTFQPNCKYNCTCINGAVGCIPMCTNSRPPLVWCPNPKLIKMAGKCCEQWVCDDSKKIRKTSPRHISSAAYEGEAEAWQKNCIVHTSSWSPCSKTCGLGISTRISNDNDQCRLLKESRLCNMRPCEVDITKHIKPGKKCLAVYRANEPMNYTISGCVSKSPYRPKYCGVCTDNRCCTPYKSKTIEVRFQCPDGAEFSWKIMWINACFCNLNCKNPNDIFADLAHYHDYSEIAN